The Flavobacterium sp. IMCC34852 genome contains the following window.
CGCTTTAACCTACATCTTCGGAGTAGGCAGAAGTAGAGCAATTGAGATTTTAGAAAAAGCTCAAGTAAGCCAAGATAAAAAAGTTCAAGATTGGAATGATGACGAAATCGGAGGAATCCGTGATGCGGTATCATACTACAAAATTGAAGGTGAACTTCGTTCAGAAGTATCATTGCACATCAAACGTTTAATGGATATTGGATGTTAT
Protein-coding sequences here:
- the rpsM gene encoding 30S ribosomal protein S13, producing MARIAGVDIPKNKRGVIALTYIFGVGRSRAIEILEKAQVSQDKKVQDWNDDEIGGIRDAVSYYKIEGELRSEVSLHIKRLMDIGCYRGIRHRSGLPLRGQRTKNNSRTRKGKRKTVANKKKATK